CGAAAATATCTCTAAGCAATACCGACTGGGGCAAGTGGGTACCGGTACTATGGCGCATGATTTGAACCGTTGGTGGCATCAGATCCGCGGGAAGGAGAATCCGTATTTGAAAATAGGGGATACGAATGACCGCAGTACTAAAGGCAGCAGTGATTATGTGTGGGCTTTGCAGGATATTAATTTTGAGGTGGAGCGTGGTGAAATTTTAGGGATTATAGGAAAAAATGGCGCGGGTAAATCTACTTTGTTGAAGATATTGTCCCGAGTGACTGCTCCCACTACCGGCAGTATTAAGTTTGGCGGTCGCGTGGCTTCTTTGCTTGAAGTGGGGACCGGATTTAACGGCGAAATGACGGGCAGGGAAAATATTTACCTGAATGGTGCCATTTTAGGGATGACCAAAAAAGAAATCACTTCTAAGATTGATGCCATTATTGATTTCTCCGGTTGCGAACGCTATATAGATACCCCCGTAAAGCGATACAGCAGCGGGATGTATGTGCGTTTGGCTTTTGCTGTAGCCGCGTTTCTAGAGCCTGAAATTTTGATTATCGATGAGGTTTTGGCTGTGGGTGATGCGGAGTTCCAGAAGAAAGCCATTGGGAAGATGCAGGATATTTCTAAAACAGGAGGCCGAACGGTCTTGTTTGTTAGTCATAATATGGGATCTATAGCTAGTTTGTGTAAATCAGGAATTTATATGGAAAATGGGAAGATCATTATGCAAGATAATATTTCAAAAATAATTGATGCTTATGTGAGTTCGAATTCGAATTCTGAAAGTTATAATTGTATTAAAGATGATGTTAATTTTATTTCAGGGGTTAAAATTTTAAATAAAGGTATTGAAACAAATCAATTTGGTATAAATGATAAAATTCAAATTTCTATCAAAGGTATTTTGGGTAATATTGAACCTTCTAAAGTTGGATTAGCATTGTTAGATAGAAATAAGAATAAAATTTTCACAACTCATTATGACTTGTCAAATAAAAATAAAGAAAAAAATATTTTTAATATGATTTGTGATATTCCTGAAAAAACAATTTGTCCAGGATTATATTCTTTTGATATAGCTTTGTTCAATATAGGAGGGATGGTGTTTGATTATGTTAGCGATATATGTCAAATATCTGTTTTAGAAACGGGTTCTGATATGCATTTTGATAAGAATTTTGGAAGTGTTTTTGTTAATTGTAAATGGGATGAGAAAAATTAAAAAGATATTAAGATTTTTTTTAACTAGAGCTAATATTCAAATGCAATTTGTTGATGAAATTAATACAGTTAATAGGAATAAAATTTTTTTTCCTAACGTTGAATTTATTAATTCAGAAATAGGGGATTATTCATATATAGCTAGAAATTCAATTATTCATAATACAACAATTGGTAAATTTTGTTCTATTGGTCCTAATGTTGTTGTTGGTTATGGAGATCACCCAATTCACCTTTTGTCAACTTCGCCGATTTTTTATAGTGAAAAGACAGGTTTTGATATTGGCCCAAATAAAGATTTATTTTGTGGACATTCAAAAGTTGAAATTGGAAATGATGTTTGGATTGGAGCAAATGTTTTTGTCAAGAATGGAATTAAAATTGGGAATGGAGCTGTAATTGGTGCAGGTTCAGTAATAATAAATGATGTCGTACCATATTCAGTTACCGTTGGTGTGCCTGGCAAAATAAAATCAAAAAGGTTCTCAGAAGATATAATTTTTAAATTAGAAGAATTAAAATGGTGGGAGTGGCCAAATGAAGTAATTAAAGACAATCATAATATTTTATCTTCGGAAAAAATTATTGAAAACATAGATTTATTATTTGAGATAAAAAAAGCAAATAAAATTGAATAATGATACTTAAACAGCCAAAAATAACAGTTCTGATGCCCGTCTACAATTGTGAGTTGTATATTCGAGAAGCTGTAGACAGTATCTTAAATCAAACCTTTAAGGATTTTGAGTTTTTAATAATTGATGATGCTTCATCGGATGAAACGGTTATGATTTTAAAATCATATTGTGATCCTAGAATTCAATTAATAGAAAAACAAATAAACACGGGCTACACAAACAGTTTAAATCAGGGCTTAAAATTAGCAAAAGGTGAATTTATAGCTCGGATGGATGGAGATGATATTAGTTTACCAGAACGATTTGCAAAGCAAGTATCTCTCTTAGATAAAAATCCTGAAGTAATAATGTGTGGTACATCGTATTCAATAATTGGAGAGAACGAGATTTTTTTACTACCAGAGAGCCATCAAGAAATAAAAGTTAACCTTTTAAAAGGTAATTGTATTGTGCATCCAAGTGTTATGTTAAGGAATAATATAATAGTTGCCAATAATATAAGTTATGACCAACAAACGGAACCGGCTGAAGATTATGATTTATGGGTTAGATTGTTATTATTAGGCAAACTACATAATTTGCAAGAATGTTTATTACGTTATAGAGTTCATGATTCACAGGTTTCTTCCGTTAGAAATAAACAACAAGTTCAAGTTGCTAAAAATGTTCGCTTAAAACTATTATGTTCATTAGAGAATAGTATTTTGCAAACACATAAAAACATTTATTTAAAATATATTGACGATGAAGAAGAATTAACATTTGAGGAGTTTACGGGTCTTATAGATTTAAAAATCAAATTACTTAACGCCAATGTTAATGGCTTTTTCTGTATTGACGGATTTAATAGTTATTGGGTTCAAATGGAATCAAATTTTATTAATTATTATTTTAAGAATAGAACTTCTTATTCTATTTTAATTTTAAAGCAATATGTGTCAATTTTTAGCAAATTAAATAGTAGGCTAAAGCCTAAAGAAATAATAAAATTGTTTGTAAAGACGTTGTTAAATCACAAAGTAAAATGAATGAGCTTGTTTCAATAATTGTTTCCTGCTACAATCAAGCGCAATACTTGGATGAAGCCTTACAATCGGTGTTGGGTCAAACTTACACGAATTGGGAATGTATTATTGTGAATGATGGAAGTCCTGATAATACAGAGGAAGTCGTAAAAAAATGGATAGAAAAGGATTTAAGGTTTAAATATTTTTATAAAGAAAACGGAGGTTTAAGTAGTGCCAGAAACTTAGGATTAAACAACGTAAAAGGCGAATACATTCAGTTTTTGGATTCGGATGATGTTTTAGGTAATAGAAAATTAGAATTATCAATTAAAGAATTACATCTTGATAAGAATATAAATGTTGTTATTTCTAATTTTAGAATGTTTACTATTAATCCTGATTATTCTTCTGCACCATATTGTACGTTAGATTTTGAGTTTTTTAATTTTAAGAGTGTTTTATTAAAATGGGAATCAATATTTAGTATTCCAATACATTGTGGTTTATTTAGTGCACTGTTATTTCAAGATTTCAGATTTCCAGAAGAATTAAAAGCTAAAGAGGATTGGGTTATGTGGCTGACTTTGTTTCAAAAGGAATTCAAAGTTTTTTTTGTAAATAAATCCTTAGTTTATTATCGAAAGCATCAAGAGAGTATGACTAATGATGCTAAATATATGTTAGAAAATCATATGAAAGCAATTGTATATATTAGGGATATAATCTCTGAAAAAGATTATACAGACTATCTTCATCTTGAACTCTTGCAAAAATATAATGAAACTATAAAATTGAAAACTACAATATACAATTATCAAAATTCAGCCACTTACAAAATGGCAAAAAAGATTAAAGCTACATTTTTATCAAAATATTTTTTTAAAATAATTAAAAAATAGAAAAATGCTTGCTATTATAATTCCATATTATAAGTTGACTTTTTTTGAGGATACGCTTTTTTCACTAGCCAATCAAACCGATAAAAGGTTTAAAGTATATATTGGCAATGATGCGAGTCCAGAAGACCCTCAGTTTTTATTAGATAAATATAAAGGAAGACTTGATTTTGATTATCATAGATTTGAAGAAAATTTGGGAGGAGTTTCTCTTGTTCAACAGTGGGATCGATGTATTGGCATCGCTGAGCAAGAAGAATGGTTAATGATACTTTGTGATGATGATACCCTGAGTAAGAACTGCATTGCCGATTTTTATAGTAGTTTACCAGAAATTAATAATGCTCAATGTAATGTAGTTCGTTTTGCAACACGAATAAAACAAATGGGGTTAAAAAAAATCTCAGAGTTGTATGAACACCCAGTTTTAGAAAAATCAACTGAATTCATGTTTAGACGAATGACTAATGCAACACGTAGTTCCTTATCAGAATATGTTTTTAGAAAAAGTATGTATTTGCGTTATGGTTTTTTTAATTATCGTTTGGCATGGCATTCCGATGATAGGGCTTGGCTTGAATTTTCGCAGTTTAAAAATATCTTTACTATTAATTCAGCATCTGTATGTTTTAGGCTCAGCGACGAAAATATTTCCAGAAGTGACTTTATGATTAAAGAAAAAAATCAAGCTACCTTAGCGTTTTATAATTTTGTTATATTCAAGCATATTTTAAAATTCAAGCGTTTTCAACGAAAAGAACTATTACTTATTTACGAACAATTTATTTATAAGATAAACGAAGTAGATTTTAATTTTTTTATTCGCGTCTTTGCACTCTTATTTTTTAATCTATATTTTATACAATCTATAAAGTTTACAAGAAGACTTTTAATCTATTTAAATAAGCATGCTCAAAGTTCCTAAAATAGCCATTATTATTCCGGTTTATAATCGAGAGCATTTACTAAATTATACATTAGACAGTATTATAGCGCAATCATTTACGGACTGGGAATGTATACTAGTCGATGATCATAGTACAGATGCCTCTTTTGAGGTGATGGAAGAATACCAAAAAAAAGATGCGCACTTTAAAGCCTATAAAAGACCCAGCGAATTAAAAAAAGGAGCGAATTCATGCAGAAATTTTGGATATACAAAATCGAACGCTCCTTTTATAAAATGGTTTGATAGTGACGATATTATGCTCCCCAATCATTTAGAAATTGCCTATCAAATAATAATTGAAAATAAATTGGATTTTGTAGTTACAGATACTATAAATTTTGATCATATAACTGGTGATATGATTGATAAGCCTTATAATTTTGATCGTATAAAAGCTGTTTTTACTGCTAAAAATTATGCTTTAAATCAAATAGGTTGGATTACAGATGATTTTTTAGCAACTCGAGGCTGTGTTCAAAATATTCTGTTTAATGAAATAATCACTGATGGAGACGAATATAATTTTTTTATTAAATTATTACATCATACTACTAACGGGGCATTTATCAATCAAATTCTAACTCACCGCAGAATTCATGAAAATTCAATAACTATTCAAAATAAAATAAATCAAACGAAACATATACAAATTATAGCAACATTAAAATTCCAAACAGCGAAGGATTTGATTTTTTATGATAATAAGGAATTAATATGTTGGTTTTTATCGGGGTACATGCAGCAGGCTTTCGCTTTAGCAAAGTTGAAGTCATCTATTCCTTCTGTCAAGTTAGCTTTCAAGTTGATTCATAATTATTTTTCATTTAGCAAAGCAGTAGCCTTTATATTTGCTATTATTATAGTTAAGTATTTGGGCAGGGGCTATGCTATTTTAAAATATGCTCGTACATAAAAAGAAAAAATATGATTCAAGGAGTTTCTAAAGAAAAAGCTATAAAAAATTTGGTATCTGTTGTTATACCTTGTTTTAATGATGCAAAGTATATTGAAAAGGCGGTTCTTTCCGTTTTGAATCAATCGATTGGAGATGTTGAAGTAATTGTAGTTGATGATGGTTCGGATAAAGCCACAAAGGAAGTACTTAAAAAAATAGAGCATCAAATATCCATATTAATAACACAAAAAAATAAAGGTCAAAGTGCCGCAAGGAATACGGGAATTAAAGCCGCTAGTGGAACCTATATTTTGGTGTTAGACAGTGATGATTATTTTGAAACTAGTTTTTGTGAAAAGGCAATAGATATTTTAGAAAACAGAGAGATAAAATTAGTGACTTGTTATACTAAAAGATTTAATGATTCTTATTGTGATAATCATTATCCCCAAGGAGGATATTTAAAAGATTTTTTGATGTATAACCAAGCTACAGGTAGTGTTATGTTCAGAAAAAAGGAATGTATTGCAGTCGGAGGATATGATGAAACAATGCGATTCGGTTTTGAAGATTGGGAATTTTACATTCGATTATTGGAAAAAGGGGGTTATGCATTTGTTATTCCTGAATTTTTATTTCATTATAGATTAAAAGAGAACTCTACTACATCAAGAGCAAATAAAATCAAATATCATTTACAGTCTTTTATTTATGAAAAGCATAAAGCATTATATGTATTATATTTTCAAGATTTTATCATTCATTTAATCAGTAGAATAGAAAGAGAAGAAACAGAAAAAATTAAGAATACAGAGCGCTTAGAATTTAAAATAGGTAAAGTTATTTTGGCACCTTTTCGGTGGATTAAATATTGTTTGAAATGAAAATATGTCCTAAAGTTACCATTATAATGGCTACCTATAATAGAGAAAAATATATTATAGAAACGCTAAAGTCGATTCAATCACAGTTTTTTTTAGATTGGGAATGTTTGATTATTGATGATGGTGGTTTTGATAATACCATTGAAATTATTACCCCAATACTTGAAGAAGATAAAAGATTTCAGTTTTTTAAACGACCTGAGGATTATTTAAAAGGATTGCCAGGATGTCGTAATTATGGTTTGGATCTAGCAAAAGGTGATTTTATTATTTTTTTCGATGATGATGATATTGCACATCCACAAAATTTGGAGATATGTGTTAAGGAGTTGTCAACGAGAGAGATCTCCTTCTGCAGATATATAAGAGCTGTTTTTTTTGAAGATTTTATTTATGATTTTGATTTATCAAAAAAATACACTTCGTTTTATATTGATTATACTAACATCGAAAAAATCGTCAAAAATGAACTTCTTTTTAACTCTTGTGCTGTAATGTGGAAAAAAGAATGCTTTTATGACCATCGGTTTGTCGAACATCTTATGTATGCCGAGGAGTGGGAGTTGTATTCTAGAATTATTACAGATGGGTTTTCAGGGATTTCTATAAATAAGACATTGTTTTATGGACGTAAACATCCGGAATCTAATACAGGGGAATTTTTTAGAAATAATCCAATTCGAACTGCATCAAATGCAGAAGCAATTCTTTTAGTATTAAAAAATTTACATCAAAAACAATTACTTACATATCCCATTTTGAGGTACTTTATTCAAATTTCTTTAAGTTACAAAAAATATAATTTAAAAAGAAGAATAGTGGATGCGCTCGATTTATCTACATTTGAAGTATTTAAATTAGAATTGCTATATAGTTTTTTGCCTATGCGATTATACTTTTATGGAAAGTGGAGAAAAATAAATAGATAATAACATTTACAATGAAGTTTTTAGTAATAGTACAAGATTTGAGAATATCTGGAACTAGCGAAGGTATTGTGTCTCGATCTTTTTTATCGAAGTTGAGAACTGCATATCCAGAAGCAATAATTGATTTATGTTACTTTATGGGTTATGAACATGATTATGATAAAGAGTTACTGGGGATAAACTCGATTTCAGAATATGTAATACCAAGAAGACCGCCTTTTTATATTAAATGGATAAATGCCATATACAGACGATTATTTACTAGATCTATTTATAAAAAGTATTACTTTTCTAAATTTAAAAGCCGAATTGCCAAAATCCCATATCAGGATTATAATCAGATTTTTATAAGAAGTTCTGGTTTAGAGTATGAAGCAATTTTAGCCGCTATAGATTTGCCTATACTTAGAAATGCAATCATAAATTTTCATGACCCTTATCCATTTTTTTTTGATACAAGTTCGATCAAAGAATTAACTAAGAGGGATCTTTTAGATTTTCAAGAAATGTATAAAGTTGTTCAGGCGAGTAAAGCCTGTATTACACCATCATCATTGCTTTCTAAAGATTTACAAGTAATCTATGGAAACCAAAAAAAGTTTTATACCTTACCACATCAATATGATAGCAAAGCTTTCAATTTGTCGGATGTTTCATTGATTAGAAAAAAAGAAAAAAACATTTCAATTTCATATCATGGAGGATTGCAATTTGGTAGAAATATAGATGTTCTATTAGATGCTTTCTCAAAATTGTGTGATGAAAGTCAGTATGTTAGAGATAACGTGGAAATGGTTTTTAGATTAAAAAGTGCTGAGAACAAGCGTTTATCTCTAAAATACAAGCAGTATAATAACATTCATATTTTGGATGGATTAGATTTCTCTAATTCTGCCAATGAGCAAATACATCAGGCAAATATCATAATCTTATTAGAAAGCTATTTAGATTACAGTAATATTCTATTAGGAAAAGCACCATTTGTGGCTTCATTGAATAAACCGGTTTTAGCATTATTACCCTCTGAATCTGAATTGAGAAAAATAATTAGGTATGAAAAGTATATTGCTACTTCCGATAATGTAGCGGAGGTAAAACAAAAGTTATTGAATCTTATAGACGACCATCATTCTGATCAAGTATTTACTGACCCTTTTGGTGATTACTTTTTGGATACTAATTTTAAAAGACAGTTGGATTATATAATGTCTAATGTCTAATGATATTTTAATATGTGTAAAAATAAAATTAATAGATTTTGCAGGTTAGAAGTTTCGTATTTGCTCTCTTATGATTATGAAATGATATTTCTTTCAATAAAACAGCTTTATAATTATGTTGATAGAATTGTAATTGCGATTGATAAGGATTTTAAGACATGGAGTGGTAATGACTTTATTATTCCAGATTCTTTTTTCGAAAGAATGAAGGAGATTGATTTTGAAGAAAAAATAGAATTTTACAAGGATTTCTTTTTTATTCCAACAAACTCTCCTATTGAGAATGAATCAAGAGAAAGAAATCTTGCATTAAAAAAATTAGCTAGGGGTTGGAAGATTCAATTGGATGTCGATGAGTATGTTTATGATTTTGAGGAACTGTCAAAATATTTAAAAAAATATTGGTATTTAACATTGCTTCCAAAATTTACCCCTATAAATTTTAAAGGCAATCTGATTACTTTGTTTAAAAAAATCGATAAAGGTTACTTGTATATTGAAAACAAAGAAGAGTTTGCTTTTATCACTAATCAAAGTCAAAATCAATTTACAAGGAAAAATTATAAAATAAGAAATATTAATATTAATATCAATGTAATTCACAATTCATGGGCTAGAGACAACAAGGAAATCATAAACAAAATTAAAAATTGGGGACATCGTGATGATTTTGATACCTTCGAATATTTTGAATTTTGGAAAAAATTGAATGAGGAAAATTATAAAGAAGTGAATGATTTTCACCCAACAGTTCCTAGTGTTTGGAATAGACTTCTTTTTTTAGAATGTAAAAATGAAGAAGAATTTATCCGTAATTATAGTAAAACCAATTTACAAAAGATAGTTAAGATACCATTTTCTATATTTTTAAAGGCATTGTATAATAAAGTTTTTAAGTAAATGTTAGCGATTGTTATTCCATATTTTAAGATTGATTTTTTTGAGCAAACATTAGAATCCTTATCAAATCAGACTAATAAAAAATTTACTGTTTACATCGGTGATGATGCAAGTCCTCAGGATTGTTTATGGCTATTGAAACAATTTGAAAGTAAATTTAATTTTAAATATAAAAAATTTGATATTAATTATGGTAGCAAGAGTTTAGTTCAGCAATGGAATAGATGTATTGATTTTGTAGAGAATGAGGATTGGGTAACAATTTTAGGTGATGATGATGTTTTGAGTGATGATTTTGTAGAGCAATTTTATAAAAAAAAACACATTTTTGAAAGAGAATTTAATGTTATTAGATTTAGTGTCGTAAAGATTGATGAAGCAGGAAAAACAATTTCAAATGTTTATACAAATTCTGAGATAGAAAGTTCAAAAAATATTATTTTAAATAATAAGAGAAGTTCGTTAAGTGAATATGTTTTTAAATTATCAGAAATTAGGAGTATAGGATTTAAAGATTTACCATTAGCATGGTGGTCTGATGTTTTGGCAGTTTTAGAATTTTCTAATTTTGGATATATTTATTCTATAAATGAAGCTATTGTATTTGTTAGAATATCAAGGATAAGCATTTCAGGTAATCAAAGTAATGAAGTTCAAAAAGAGAAAGCAAATTATTTATTTTTCTACTATCTTTTAAAGTATAAATCTCAATATTTTAGTTCTTCGGAGATAGACTTCCTATTTGAAAAAGTCTCTAAAAGATTTTTAAATAATCGAAAAAAAATAGAAATGTTTTATTCGATTTCAATATTATACCTTGAAAAAGGTAAGTTTTCTAACCTTTTACAATTTTTTAAAAAAATTATAAATAGTATATTATAGCTAATGCGAATAGGCTTCAATCCAAATAAAGACCAGATCACAAAAAAATCCGATTATTTACATCAGATTATAATTCCTGTTTTTATTCCTCATTTTGAAGGTTATTTTAAGGACAGTCTTGTTATTTTAAAACTGTGTTTGCAATCGCTATTCAATACAGTTCACAACAAAACTTTTATTACAATTGTAAACAACGGAAGTTGTAATGAAATTAAAAATTACCTAGACGAACTTCACAATAACAAAAAAATTCATGAAATAATTCATACCGAAAATATTGGAAAACTCAACGCAATCTTAAAAGGATTAGCAGGTAACAACATAGAGTTGGTGACCATTTCTGATTCCGATGTGTTATTTTTAGATGGTTGGCAACAAGAAACGATTAAAATTTTTAGCCATTTGCCAAAAGTAGGAGTA
This region of Flavobacterium lacustre genomic DNA includes:
- a CDS encoding ABC transporter ATP-binding protein codes for the protein MKDIILKAENISKQYRLGQVGTGTMAHDLNRWWHQIRGKENPYLKIGDTNDRSTKGSSDYVWALQDINFEVERGEILGIIGKNGAGKSTLLKILSRVTAPTTGSIKFGGRVASLLEVGTGFNGEMTGRENIYLNGAILGMTKKEITSKIDAIIDFSGCERYIDTPVKRYSSGMYVRLAFAVAAFLEPEILIIDEVLAVGDAEFQKKAIGKMQDISKTGGRTVLFVSHNMGSIASLCKSGIYMENGKIIMQDNISKIIDAYVSSNSNSESYNCIKDDVNFISGVKILNKGIETNQFGINDKIQISIKGILGNIEPSKVGLALLDRNKNKIFTTHYDLSNKNKEKNIFNMICDIPEKTICPGLYSFDIALFNIGGMVFDYVSDICQISVLETGSDMHFDKNFGSVFVNCKWDEKN
- a CDS encoding CatB-related O-acetyltransferase, with amino-acid sequence MRKIKKILRFFLTRANIQMQFVDEINTVNRNKIFFPNVEFINSEIGDYSYIARNSIIHNTTIGKFCSIGPNVVVGYGDHPIHLLSTSPIFYSEKTGFDIGPNKDLFCGHSKVEIGNDVWIGANVFVKNGIKIGNGAVIGAGSVIINDVVPYSVTVGVPGKIKSKRFSEDIIFKLEELKWWEWPNEVIKDNHNILSSEKIIENIDLLFEIKKANKIE
- a CDS encoding glycosyltransferase family 2 protein; translation: MILKQPKITVLMPVYNCELYIREAVDSILNQTFKDFEFLIIDDASSDETVMILKSYCDPRIQLIEKQINTGYTNSLNQGLKLAKGEFIARMDGDDISLPERFAKQVSLLDKNPEVIMCGTSYSIIGENEIFLLPESHQEIKVNLLKGNCIVHPSVMLRNNIIVANNISYDQQTEPAEDYDLWVRLLLLGKLHNLQECLLRYRVHDSQVSSVRNKQQVQVAKNVRLKLLCSLENSILQTHKNIYLKYIDDEEELTFEEFTGLIDLKIKLLNANVNGFFCIDGFNSYWVQMESNFINYYFKNRTSYSILILKQYVSIFSKLNSRLKPKEIIKLFVKTLLNHKVK
- a CDS encoding glycosyltransferase family 2 protein; amino-acid sequence: MNELVSIIVSCYNQAQYLDEALQSVLGQTYTNWECIIVNDGSPDNTEEVVKKWIEKDLRFKYFYKENGGLSSARNLGLNNVKGEYIQFLDSDDVLGNRKLELSIKELHLDKNINVVISNFRMFTINPDYSSAPYCTLDFEFFNFKSVLLKWESIFSIPIHCGLFSALLFQDFRFPEELKAKEDWVMWLTLFQKEFKVFFVNKSLVYYRKHQESMTNDAKYMLENHMKAIVYIRDIISEKDYTDYLHLELLQKYNETIKLKTTIYNYQNSATYKMAKKIKATFLSKYFFKIIKK
- a CDS encoding glycosyltransferase family A protein, which encodes MLAIIIPYYKLTFFEDTLFSLANQTDKRFKVYIGNDASPEDPQFLLDKYKGRLDFDYHRFEENLGGVSLVQQWDRCIGIAEQEEWLMILCDDDTLSKNCIADFYSSLPEINNAQCNVVRFATRIKQMGLKKISELYEHPVLEKSTEFMFRRMTNATRSSLSEYVFRKSMYLRYGFFNYRLAWHSDDRAWLEFSQFKNIFTINSASVCFRLSDENISRSDFMIKEKNQATLAFYNFVIFKHILKFKRFQRKELLLIYEQFIYKINEVDFNFFIRVFALLFFNLYFIQSIKFTRRLLIYLNKHAQSS
- a CDS encoding glycosyltransferase family 2 protein — translated: MLKVPKIAIIIPVYNREHLLNYTLDSIIAQSFTDWECILVDDHSTDASFEVMEEYQKKDAHFKAYKRPSELKKGANSCRNFGYTKSNAPFIKWFDSDDIMLPNHLEIAYQIIIENKLDFVVTDTINFDHITGDMIDKPYNFDRIKAVFTAKNYALNQIGWITDDFLATRGCVQNILFNEIITDGDEYNFFIKLLHHTTNGAFINQILTHRRIHENSITIQNKINQTKHIQIIATLKFQTAKDLIFYDNKELICWFLSGYMQQAFALAKLKSSIPSVKLAFKLIHNYFSFSKAVAFIFAIIIVKYLGRGYAILKYART
- a CDS encoding glycosyltransferase: MIQGVSKEKAIKNLVSVVIPCFNDAKYIEKAVLSVLNQSIGDVEVIVVDDGSDKATKEVLKKIEHQISILITQKNKGQSAARNTGIKAASGTYILVLDSDDYFETSFCEKAIDILENREIKLVTCYTKRFNDSYCDNHYPQGGYLKDFLMYNQATGSVMFRKKECIAVGGYDETMRFGFEDWEFYIRLLEKGGYAFVIPEFLFHYRLKENSTTSRANKIKYHLQSFIYEKHKALYVLYFQDFIIHLISRIEREETEKIKNTERLEFKIGKVILAPFRWIKYCLK
- a CDS encoding glycosyltransferase family 2 protein codes for the protein MKICPKVTIIMATYNREKYIIETLKSIQSQFFLDWECLIIDDGGFDNTIEIITPILEEDKRFQFFKRPEDYLKGLPGCRNYGLDLAKGDFIIFFDDDDIAHPQNLEICVKELSTREISFCRYIRAVFFEDFIYDFDLSKKYTSFYIDYTNIEKIVKNELLFNSCAVMWKKECFYDHRFVEHLMYAEEWELYSRIITDGFSGISINKTLFYGRKHPESNTGEFFRNNPIRTASNAEAILLVLKNLHQKQLLTYPILRYFIQISLSYKKYNLKRRIVDALDLSTFEVFKLELLYSFLPMRLYFYGKWRKINR
- a CDS encoding glycosyltransferase, yielding MLAIVIPYFKIDFFEQTLESLSNQTNKKFTVYIGDDASPQDCLWLLKQFESKFNFKYKKFDINYGSKSLVQQWNRCIDFVENEDWVTILGDDDVLSDDFVEQFYKKKHIFEREFNVIRFSVVKIDEAGKTISNVYTNSEIESSKNIILNNKRSSLSEYVFKLSEIRSIGFKDLPLAWWSDVLAVLEFSNFGYIYSINEAIVFVRISRISISGNQSNEVQKEKANYLFFYYLLKYKSQYFSSSEIDFLFEKVSKRFLNNRKKIEMFYSISILYLEKGKFSNLLQFFKKIINSIL